A single Amphiprion ocellaris isolate individual 3 ecotype Okinawa chromosome 15, ASM2253959v1, whole genome shotgun sequence DNA region contains:
- the rragcb gene encoding ras-related GTP binding Cb isoform X2: MSPNETLFLESTNKIYKDDISASSFVNFQIWDFPGQVDFFDPTFDSEMIFKGTGALIFVIDAQDDYMEALGRLHLTVSRAYKVNPDINFEVFIHKVDGLSDDHKIETQRDVHQRANDDLADASLEKVHLSFYLTSIYDHSIFEAFSKVVQKLIPQLPTLENLLNIFISHSGIEKAFLFDVVSKIYIATDSSPVDMQSYELCCDMIDVVIDVSCIYGLMDDGSGCAYDRESSAIIKLNNTTVLYLKEVTKFLALVCILREESFERKGLIEYNFHCFRKAIHEVFEVGGSTDGAACRPVSLSSSRETGRKYGAVNGSVV, encoded by the exons ATGTCCCCCAACGAGACGTTATTCCTCGAGAGCACCAACAAAATCTACAAGGACGACATCTCCGCCAGCTCCTTTGTCAACTTCCAGATCTGGGACTTCCCTGGCCAGGTGGACTTCTTCGACCCCACATTCGACAGCGAGATGATCTTCAAGGGAACTGGAGCTTTGATCTTCGTCATCGACGCTCAG GACGACTACATGGAGGCTCTTGGTCGGCTGCACCTGACGGTCAGCAGAGCCTACAAGGTGAACCCAGACATCAACTTTGAGGTGTTCATCCATAAAGTGGACGGTCTGTCGGACGACCACAAGATAGAAACCCAGAGAGACGTCCACCAGAGGGCCAACGATGACCTGGCTGATGCCAGTCTGGAGAAGGTTCATCTCAG CTTCTACCTGACCAGTATCTACGATCACTCCATATTCGAGGCCTTCAGTAAAGTCGTCCAGAAGCTCATCCCTCAGCTGCCGACTCTGGAGAACCTTCTAAACATTTTCATATCT CACTCCGGGATAGAGAAGGCCTTCCTGTTCGACGTGGTCAGTAAGATCTACATCGCCACCGACAGCTCTCCCGTCGACATGCAGTCCTACGAGCTCTGCTGCGACATGATCGACGTGGTCATCGACGTCTCCTGCATTTACGG GCTGATGGACGATGGCAGCGGCTGCGCCTACGATAGAGAGTCTTCAGCCATCATCAAACTCAACAACACCACGGTGCTTTATCTGAAGGAGGTCACAAAGTTCCTCGCTCTGGTCTGCATCCTCAGAGAGGAGAGCTTCGAGAGGAAAG GTTTGATAGAGTACAACTTCCACTGTTTCCGTAAAGCCATCCACGAGGTGTTTGAAGTCGGCGGCTCGACCGACGGCGCCGCCTGCAGGCCGGTGAGTTtatccagcagcagagagacgGGAAGGAAGTACGGCGCTGTGAACGGCAGCGTTGTCTGA